AAGGTGCAGTTCCCCGGCCCCGCGGGCAACAACGCGGTCGAGGCCGCGCTGAAACTGGCCCGCAAGTACACCGGCCGCGAGACCGTCATCAGCTTCACCAACGGCTTCCACGGGATGACCCTGGGCGCGCTCGCCGTCACGGGCAACTCGATGAAGCGCGGCGGCGCCGGCGTCCCGCTGAACCACGCCGCGACCATGCCGTTCGACAACTACATGGACGGCCAGACGCCGGACTTCCTGTGGCTGCGCAGCCTGCTGGAGGACAGCGGCAGCGGCCTGGACAAGCCGGCGGCGGTCATCGTCGAGACGGTCCAGGGCGAGGGCGGCATCAACGTCGCCAGCGCCGAGTGGCTGCGCGGCCTCGCCGACCTGTGCAAGGAGTACGACCTCCTGCTCATCGTCGACGACATCCAGATGGGCTGCGGCCGCACCGGCCCGTTCTTCAGCTTCGAAGAGGCCGGGATCGTGCCGGACATCGTCACGCTGTCCAAGTCGATCGGCGGCTACGGCATGCCGATGGCGCTCACGCTGTTCAAGCGCGAGCTCGACGTGTGGGAGCCGGGCGAGCACAACGGCACCTTCCGCGGACCCAACCCCGCCTTCGTGACCGGGACCGCCGCCCTCGACAAGTACTGGCGCGATGACCGCTTCCAGAAGGAGACTGTGGCCAAGGGCGAACTCGTCGAGGCCAGGCTGAAGGCCATCGCCGAGGAGCACGCCGAGGTCGGCGCGCACGCGCGCGGCCGCGGCCTGGCCCGCGGCATCGCCTTCGAGCAGCCGGGCCTGGCCAAGGCCGTGTGCCGTGAGGCGTTCGACCGCGGCCTGCTCATGGAGACCTCCGGTCCGGAGGACGAGGTCGCCAAGCTGCTGCCGGCGCTGACCACGACGGAGGAGGAGCTGGAGCGGGGGCTCGACATCCTGGCCGAGGCCACCCGCGCCGCGGTGAAAGTACCGCAGCCGGCCTGACAACGACGCCCACGAGACGGGGGTCCCGGAGCGATCCGGGGCCCCCGCTTAGGGGGGGCGCCTAGTGGGTCCGCCCATGGCGAACGGCGCACTCGCGTGCGCTTCGCGACCGCGCGAAGCGTCCCTGTGAAGTGCCGGTCAGGGACCAGGGCCGCTCTCGCAAGGCCGATGAAGGAGTCAGGGTGGGTTCCCTGTCGACTGAAGAGAACGCGGCGAGAGTGGTGCTGGGGCGCCGCGCAGTAGGGTCATGATCCACCAGACGCCCCCTTGGGGGCGACACCACTGAAGTAGCAAGAGGGGGCGCAAGCACCGTGATCGTTCGCAGCCTTGACGAGATCAACGACACCGATGCCGACATCAGGACCGAGACCTGGCGGAGCCGCCGCGTCGTACTGGCCAAGGAGGGTGTCGGCTTCTCGTTCCACGAGACGGTCCTCTACGCGGGCACCGAGACCAGCATGTGGTACGCCAACCACATCGAGCTGGTGCACTGCATCGAGGGCGAGGCCGAGGTCACCAATGACGAGACCGGTGAGACGCACCTGATCACGCCCGGAACGCTCTACCTCCTCAACGGGCACGAGCACCACACGGTCCGTCCCAAGACCGACTTCCGCGTCCTGTGCGTCTTCAACCCGCCCGTCACCGGTCGTGAGGTGCACGACGAGAACGGCGTGTACCCGCTGATCACCGACGAGCCCACCGACACGCCCTCCGCGGCGAGCTAGGCCACCGCGGGCCGCAGGGAGCCACAGGGGGCGGTCGCCGCCGTCCCGGCCGCCGCCCCCTCCTGCGGCCCAAGGGCCCTGAGCCCACTGGGACGGACCTTCCAGGCCACCTGACCGAACGGAACCCGACAA
This sequence is a window from Spinactinospora alkalitolerans. Protein-coding genes within it:
- the ectB gene encoding diaminobutyrate--2-oxoglutarate transaminase; translated protein: MEIFERLESEVRSYCRGWPVVFNEARGSYIYDEAGSPYLDFFAGAGSLNYGHNNPELKSKLLDYILGDSVVHSLDAYSVAKRDFLQIFGEVILEPRGLDYKVQFPGPAGNNAVEAALKLARKYTGRETVISFTNGFHGMTLGALAVTGNSMKRGGAGVPLNHAATMPFDNYMDGQTPDFLWLRSLLEDSGSGLDKPAAVIVETVQGEGGINVASAEWLRGLADLCKEYDLLLIVDDIQMGCGRTGPFFSFEEAGIVPDIVTLSKSIGGYGMPMALTLFKRELDVWEPGEHNGTFRGPNPAFVTGTAALDKYWRDDRFQKETVAKGELVEARLKAIAEEHAEVGAHARGRGLARGIAFEQPGLAKAVCREAFDRGLLMETSGPEDEVAKLLPALTTTEEELERGLDILAEATRAAVKVPQPA
- a CDS encoding ectoine synthase, whose translation is MIVRSLDEINDTDADIRTETWRSRRVVLAKEGVGFSFHETVLYAGTETSMWYANHIELVHCIEGEAEVTNDETGETHLITPGTLYLLNGHEHHTVRPKTDFRVLCVFNPPVTGREVHDENGVYPLITDEPTDTPSAAS